Genomic window (Gordonia crocea):
GGCCAGCTTGTCAGGGGTTGCGCACGAGGAAGCGGATCTGGTGGCCGCGGCGTGGCGAATCGCAGTCGGCTGGTCCACAGCCGCCGACGAATCCTGTGTGACAACCGGGGATCGAGGACGCGCGACGGCGGTCTCCTCTGCGGTGGGAGCGGAACGACTGTGGTATCGTCTCGGATGGCGGAGAGAATCCGGGAAACGTGCCTCTATTCTAAAACTAGGCAACGAACGTTATCTAGTTTCCTCGATGGCCCGCGTGTGCGCGCCGAATGTGGAAAACGACATAAAGAAGCACAGCCAGGGAGTCGTATCGATACGAAGGGGGTGGCGACCCGTTGGCCGAAGGACAAGTCGCAGCCGGTGCCGGAGAAGGGCTCGCAAGCCCGCTGGGACCCGAGTGGGTGTCCCGCGTCCTACCGCTGCTCAAGACCATCGCCAAGGTCTACCTTCCGCTCCGAGGTGCGCGGGATGGACAAGGTGCCCGACGGGGGAGTGTTGCTGGTCAGCAACCACTCCGGCGGCATGGTCGCCTACGACGTCCCGCTCATCGCGTCGCCTTCGCCGACGAGTTCGGCGCCGACCGACCGTTGTGCACGCTGGCCCACGACCTGGTGTTCCTGGGGGCGGGAGACACCATCTTCGGCAAGTTCGGCTTCCTGCGCGCCCATCCGCGCAACGCCGTCGCCGCGCTGCGCGAGGGCATGGCGACGCTGGTGTTCCCCGGCGGTGTCTGGGACGCGATGCGGCCCACCTCGGCGTCGGCGAAGATCAACTTCAACGGCCAACAGGGTTACGTGCGCACCGCCATCATAGCAGGGGTGCCGATCGTCCCCATCGTCACCATCGGCGGCCAGGAGACCCAGCTGTTCCTCAACGACGGCGCGGGCCTGGCCAAACTGTTGCGGCTGGACAAGCTGATCCGGGCCACCCGGGCGCCGCTGACCTTCGGCTTCCCCTTCGGGCTCACGCTGGGCATGCCGCCCAACGTGCCGCTGCCGTCGAAGATGGTGACCCAGGTGCTCGACCCCATCGACATCACCGCCGAGTTCGGCGAGGACCCCGACATCGACGCCGTCGACGAGGAGATCCGGTCGCGGATGCAGGCCGCCCTCGACGAACTCGACCGCGACCGTCGATTCCCGATCATCGGGTGAGGCCATGACCGCGTTGCGCAACCGACTCAGCCACTACGCGTGGATCGTCCGCGTCTTGGTGTCCAGCGGATTCCTCACCCTGCTGCGCCCCGACCGCTACCTGCGGATGGGGTTGTCGTTGCGCCGCCAGGGCGGGACGAACGCGGTCAGCGGCATCGGCCTCGCCGCCGCCCAATACCCCGACGCCGTCGCCCTGCACGACGAGGCCGGCTCGCTGACCTGGGCGCAACTCGACGCCCGGGCCGACGCGCTGGCCGTCGGGCTCAGTGAGTCGACCGTCCGGCCGCCGCGCACCGTCGCGATCATGTGCCGCAACCACCGCGGCATCGTCGAGGCGATCGCCGCGACGATCCGGTTGGGCGCCGACGCGGTCCTGCTCAACACCGGGTTCGCCGGGCCGCAGCTCGCCGACGTCCTCAAGCGCGAACAGGCCGACATCCTCATCGCCGACGACGAGTTCGCCGGCCTCATCGACCATGCCCGCCAATCTGATTCGGGCCTGCGGTGCCTGTGGTCGTGGCAGGAGGGGATCGGCCTGCGCGCCGATCCCGGCACCGTCGAGCACCTCATCTCCTCCCGGATGGGGCAGCGCCCGGCGCCGCCGCGCAAACCCGGCCGGATCATCCTGCTGACCTCGGGCACCACCGGCACCCCCAAGGGCGCCAAGCGCGGCGCCAGCGGATCGGACGTCTCGTCGCTCGCGGCGATGCTCGACCGCATCCCGTGGCGCGGCGGGGAGACGACGGTCATCGCGGCCCCGATCTTCCACGCCTGGGGCTTCGGCCAGATGGCCATCTCGTCGACGATGCACGCGACGATGGTCATGCGTCGCCGGTTCGACCCGCAAGGCACGCTCGACCTCGTGCGCGACCACGGTGCGAGCGGGCTCGCCGTCGTCCCGGTGATGCTCGAACGGATCATGGACCTGCCCGTCGATGTGCTCGACGCCAAGCCGATGCCGACGCTGCGGTTCGCCACCGCCAGCGGGTCGCGGATGCGCGCGGAATCGCTCACCGCCTTCATGGACCGCTTCGGCGACGTGGTTTACAACAGCTACAACGCCACCGAGGCCGGTCTGATCAGCACCGCGACCCCGGCCGACCTGCGGATCGCCCCGGACACCGCCGGGCGGCCCATCGCCGGCACCCGGGTGCGGATTCTCGACGACGATCGGCGCCCGCTCCCGGTCGGCGAGATCGGCGTCATCGCGGTGGCCAACGAGTCGGCCTTCGACGGATACACCGGCACCGAGACCAAGGACTACGCCGACGGCTACATGCTCTCCGGCGACGTCGGGCGGATCGACGGGAACGGCCTGCTCTACGTCGTCGGACGCGACGACGAGATGATCGTCTCCGGCGGCGAGAACGTCTACCCGCTGGAGGTCGAGCTGGTCCTCGACGCCCACCCGGGGGTGGCCGAGGTCGCGGTGATCGGCGTCGACGACGAGAAGTTCGGCCAGCGGCTCGCCGCCTTCGTCGTGCGGTCCGGCGGTTCCGACGTCGATGCCGACGCGTTGAAGGCGCACGTGAAGAGCCAGCTCGCCGGGTACAAGGTGCCGCGCGACATCCATTTCATCGAACTGTTGCCCCGCAACGCCACCGGCAAGGTGCTCAAGCGCGACCTCACCGAGGAGGGACGATGACCGGACTGCAGCGACTGTCGGGCAACGACGCCCTGATGCTCAACATGGAGAATCCGACGACGCCGATGCACACCCTCAAGGTGGCCATCGTCGACCCGTCGCGGCGCGGCCGCCCGATCACCCTGGACGAGCTCGTCGACGTACTGCCCCACTACCTCGGACACTTCCCGCGTGCGACACAGCGCGTGGAGGCGGCATCGGCGACCTACTCGGCGCGCCCGTTCTGGGTGGCCGACGAGAACTTCGACGTCAGCGCCCACCTCGACGAGCGGACCGCAGCCGCCCCCGGCGATCGTCGGGCGCTCGACACAATCCTGACCGAGCTGTCCGTCGAACAACTCGACCGGTCGCGGCCGCTGTGGGCGCTGACCCTCGTGAACGGCCTCGCCGACGGCCAGCAGGCCATCGTCGTGCGGGTCCACCACGCCGTCGCCGACGGCTTGGCCGCCCTCAACACGTTCATGACCGCCACCGCCGAGCGGGGCGGCACGGTGGCGCCCGCCCCGGTCGGCGACATCGAGGCGGTGCAGCGCGAAGAACTGCTGCGCACTGCGCGCGCCGAGTCCAAGAAGCTCTTCCGGGAGGTGCCCAAGGCCACCGGCCGGCTGGTCAAGGGCATCGTCACCTCGCGGCGGTTCGAGAACCGGCACCTGGTGCCCAAGCCGATGGAGTCGTCGCGCAACAGCTTCTCCGCACCCAGCGGCGGCGAACGGCGTTGTGCCAGTGCGAGTCTGCCGCTCGCGCAATTCCAGCAGATCGCCGTCGCCACCGGGACCACCGTCAACGGCGCCCTGCACGGGGTGATCGCCGGGGCCAAGCGCGCCGAGATGATCGCCCGCAGCGAGGACCTGCGCTCGCCGGCGGTGACGGTGTTCGGGGTGGCCGCCGACATGGCGTCGACGCGCACCGCGGGCAATGAGATCTCCACCGCGCTGGCCTATCTGCGCACCGACATCGCCGACCCGGTGCAGCGGCTGACCGCGACCGCGCAGAGCTGTGCCGCGGCGGTCACCAAGCGGCGCAGCATCGGCTTCGAGCTGACCGACCAGATCGCGGTCTACACCGGCCGCACCGGCCCGGTGTTCCGCAAGCTGGCGGCCCCGGTCACGCCGCGCGTCGTCAACAACATCACCACGGCCAACCTGCCGGGTCCCCGTGAGACCCGCTGGGTGGGCGACATCGAGGTGGTGGACTGGATCTCGTTCGCGCTGGCGATCGCGCCGGCCGACGTGAACCTCACCGCCTACAGCTATGCCGGCCGGATCAGCATGGGGCTCATCACGACGCCGGAGTCGATGCCCGATCCGGAGGGTTTCCTCGACCGCGTGCGCGAGTCGCTGCACGAAGTGCGCACGGCGTTGGTCGAGCGGGGGATGTTGGCGGCGCAGGACGCCGACCAATCAGCGGCCAAGCCGCCCACCAATCCCGCGGCGAAGCCGCCCAAGAGAGTCGAGTAGCCATCGTGGGTCTGACCATCTGGGATACGACTGTGGCCCGCGTGGGTCTGTTCGCCAACGTCGTGCCGCGGGCCGTCGCCAGTGCGCGCGCGGCGAAGAACGGCGATGAGCGCCTGGGCATTCCGCCGTCGAAGGTCGGCGCGCGCACGGTGGGCGAGTCGGCCGTCGACGAGCTGTTCGTCGCCCTCAACTCGGTGCTGCGCGACGTGTCGGAGATCGACGACCTCGCCGCCGCGGTGCAGCGTTGCGACGCGGCCGCGCCGGTGCTCACCGAGCTCGGGGTCACCGGGGTCAACCGCCCCCAGCCGGTGCCGACGATCTTGCGGCGCAGCCGCAAGCGCTTCACCACGACGGTCTACGACCACGTCGACTTCAAGCTGGACGTCGACCTGCCCGAGCCGATGGCCGCCTATGCGCCCTACCTCGACGGAGTGTCGTCGGCGCGGGTGCTGGCCCACGAGGAGCCGGGCCGGCGCTGGATCATCTGGGTGCACGGTGCCGGGCAGGGCCGTCCCGACGACATGTTCTCGTTCCGGGCCGCCCACCTGCACGAGAAGCTGGGATACAACGTGGTGCTGCCGGTGCTGCCGGCGCACGGCGCACGGCGGCACCCCAACGTCGCCTTCCCGGGTTTCGACCCGTTGGAGAACATCGCGGTGACGATTCGGGCGGTCGCCGAGATCCGGGCGCTGGTGTCTTGGATCGGCGCGCAGGATCCGGCCGAGGTGACCATTGCCGGGACGTCGCTGGGCGGACCGTTGGCCGGACTCGTCGCCGGGTTGGAGCCGTTGGTGTCCTCGGTGTTGGCGTTGGTGCCGATGCTCGGCGTGCACACGACGCTGGCCCACCACATGGACCGGGTCGGCAAGATCGGCCGGGAGGCGGCCGCGCTGCTGCGCTCGGACAGTGTCCGAGCCGTCTCGTCGGTCGTCGACCCGCTGGCGGTGACGCCCTATGCGGAGCCGGACCGGAGGTTGGTGATCGCCGCGCTCAACGACCGGGTGACCTGGGTGACCGCGGCCCAGAAACTGCACCACCACTGGGGTGGCCGGATCGAGTGGTACGCCGGCGGGCATGTCGGCCACGTGTTCTCTGGCCGAGTCCGCGAACTCACCGACGAGTTCTTGGCCGAGGCCGCCGCTGCGACCCCCTAATCGCCGACTGGGCCCTCTTTCCCGCCGACTGGGCCCTGATCTTCGTCGACTGGGCCCTCATCTTCGTCGACTGGGCCCTCTTTTCCGCCGACTGGGCCCTCGATCTCGTCGACTGGGCCCTCGATGAGCGACGCTCAAGCGTCTTTGACGGTCTCGGTTGCTTCGACGACAAGGTCGGGTGTGGCCTCGCCAAGAACCTCGTCGCGGTCCTCGGGCACGATGAATCCGGCCGCGATCGCGGCGTCGGTGGCGTCGGCGTAGCTGCGCAGGTAGTCCGACGACGAGCGGTAGCGCTGGGCGAGCACCTCGTCGGGAATCGGGTGGGTTGACCCGAACAGCAAACAGATCCGCGAAACGGGTTCGGGCACAATGCCGCTCAACACCTGGGTCGGCACCTCGACACACGGGGTGCGGACCCCGCCGCGAACGTTGCCCACCTCGTCGGGAACGAACGCCGGGTCGTCAGATCCATTGAGCTGCAACGGCTCTGCGGAAGGCGGCGGGTCGCCGCCGCGGGCCCAGCGATCCAAATGTCGCAGTGCCGCGCGCAGCACGAACCGCTGTTGGCTGCGGTTCACCGGATCCGGGCAGCCGAGGAATTCTTCGAATGGTCCGATCTGTGCCAGGTCGGCATGGGCGGCCCCGGCCACCTCCCACACCCGCAACGAATCCGAATCTGATTGTCGCGCAAGGTAGTAGCGGAAGTTGGTGAGCAGATCGGTCTCGGTTTGCACGACGAGGACCGGCGCCCCGACGTCGGGGATGCTCGTCGGGTCTCCGGAGAACGCGACGGAGATGTCGGCCGGGCCGCCGATATCCCCGAGGGGGAGTCCGGCAACCGCCCGACTGTGGACCAGGTAGCCGTCGAAGACTTTGTGCACCGGCGCGAAGGCCGACACGTAGGTCGTCAGGGCCATCGCCGACTGCGATTCGCCGACCGCGAGGATGCGGTCGACGATCAGCCCACCCAGCGGCCCGCCCGGCCCCCGCAGCGCGGCGGCTACCGCGGCGAACAGGTCGTAGCAGTACGCGTCGCCCGGGTGCTTCATCTGGGCGTACCGCTGCGGGTCCTTCGCGGCAAGGCCGCTCGGACCGGCATCGACCTCGACCGACCCGGTGCCGCCCTCGACGCCGGTGTACTGCGCGGACACCCCGGCCCACGCGTGGCCGGCCCGGACCAGTTCCTCTGCGACGTAGGTGTATTCCGGTGCCGCGTCGGCTCCGCTGCTCACATTGAGCCATTCGACGACGAGGGTGCCGCTGAACGACTCCGGCGTGCTCGGCCGGCGGACGAGGACGCGAGTGGTGAACTCGGCCGGCGGGGCCTCGCCGTCCCGCGTGAGCCCGGACACGACGCCGGTAGCGGCGTACTCGGTCTCGGTGTAGCCGTGCGCGGCCAGGTCGGGGCCCGGCGTTGCGCTCATGAGGGAATGTCCGGCACCGCCGGTGAGTTCGACGAAATCCACGGTCAGTCCTGCTTCTGCGCCTTGCGCCAATTCTTGATGGCGGTGCCGAAGACGGTGTTCATCTTGGTGCCGACCGGCCAACCGGCGTAGTAACAGAGGAACAGGGCGATCTCCTCGAGCTGCT
Coding sequences:
- a CDS encoding alpha/beta fold hydrolase; the protein is MTIWDTTVARVGLFANVVPRAVASARAAKNGDERLGIPPSKVGARTVGESAVDELFVALNSVLRDVSEIDDLAAAVQRCDAAAPVLTELGVTGVNRPQPVPTILRRSRKRFTTTVYDHVDFKLDVDLPEPMAAYAPYLDGVSSARVLAHEEPGRRWIIWVHGAGQGRPDDMFSFRAAHLHEKLGYNVVLPVLPAHGARRHPNVAFPGFDPLENIAVTIRAVAEIRALVSWIGAQDPAEVTIAGTSLGGPLAGLVAGLEPLVSSVLALVPMLGVHTTLAHHMDRVGKIGREAAALLRSDSVRAVSSVVDPLAVTPYAEPDRRLVIAALNDRVTWVTAAQKLHHHWGGRIEWYAGGHVGHVFSGRVRELTDEFLAEAAAATP
- a CDS encoding alpha/beta hydrolase domain-containing protein, translated to MDFVELTGGAGHSLMSATPGPDLAAHGYTETEYAATGVVSGLTRDGEAPPAEFTTRVLVRRPSTPESFSGTLVVEWLNVSSGADAAPEYTYVAEELVRAGHAWAGVSAQYTGVEGGTGSVEVDAGPSGLAAKDPQRYAQMKHPGDAYCYDLFAAVAAALRGPGGPLGGLIVDRILAVGESQSAMALTTYVSAFAPVHKVFDGYLVHSRAVAGLPLGDIGGPADISVAFSGDPTSIPDVGAPVLVVQTETDLLTNFRYYLARQSDSDSLRVWEVAGAAHADLAQIGPFEEFLGCPDPVNRSQQRFVLRAALRHLDRWARGGDPPPSAEPLQLNGSDDPAFVPDEVGNVRGGVRTPCVEVPTQVLSGIVPEPVSRICLLFGSTHPIPDEVLAQRYRSSSDYLRSYADATDAAIAAGFIVPEDRDEVLGEATPDLVVEATETVKDA
- a CDS encoding AMP-binding protein, which codes for MTALRNRLSHYAWIVRVLVSSGFLTLLRPDRYLRMGLSLRRQGGTNAVSGIGLAAAQYPDAVALHDEAGSLTWAQLDARADALAVGLSESTVRPPRTVAIMCRNHRGIVEAIAATIRLGADAVLLNTGFAGPQLADVLKREQADILIADDEFAGLIDHARQSDSGLRCLWSWQEGIGLRADPGTVEHLISSRMGQRPAPPRKPGRIILLTSGTTGTPKGAKRGASGSDVSSLAAMLDRIPWRGGETTVIAAPIFHAWGFGQMAISSTMHATMVMRRRFDPQGTLDLVRDHGASGLAVVPVMLERIMDLPVDVLDAKPMPTLRFATASGSRMRAESLTAFMDRFGDVVYNSYNATEAGLISTATPADLRIAPDTAGRPIAGTRVRILDDDRRPLPVGEIGVIAVANESAFDGYTGTETKDYADGYMLSGDVGRIDGNGLLYVVGRDDEMIVSGGENVYPLEVELVLDAHPGVAEVAVIGVDDEKFGQRLAAFVVRSGGSDVDADALKAHVKSQLAGYKVPRDIHFIELLPRNATGKVLKRDLTEEGR
- a CDS encoding wax ester/triacylglycerol synthase domain-containing protein; the protein is MTGLQRLSGNDALMLNMENPTTPMHTLKVAIVDPSRRGRPITLDELVDVLPHYLGHFPRATQRVEAASATYSARPFWVADENFDVSAHLDERTAAAPGDRRALDTILTELSVEQLDRSRPLWALTLVNGLADGQQAIVVRVHHAVADGLAALNTFMTATAERGGTVAPAPVGDIEAVQREELLRTARAESKKLFREVPKATGRLVKGIVTSRRFENRHLVPKPMESSRNSFSAPSGGERRCASASLPLAQFQQIAVATGTTVNGALHGVIAGAKRAEMIARSEDLRSPAVTVFGVAADMASTRTAGNEISTALAYLRTDIADPVQRLTATAQSCAAAVTKRRSIGFELTDQIAVYTGRTGPVFRKLAAPVTPRVVNNITTANLPGPRETRWVGDIEVVDWISFALAIAPADVNLTAYSYAGRISMGLITTPESMPDPEGFLDRVRESLHEVRTALVERGMLAAQDADQSAAKPPTNPAAKPPKRVE